A single region of the Sphingobium sp. TKS genome encodes:
- a CDS encoding DUF983 domain-containing protein, protein MTQGLPRNDAARPLRPALALALRGRCPACGEGRMFARFLKPSPACEACGQGWDQSRADDFPAYIVILLLGHLLVPLMIEVNAALDIPMGLQALLWPALAILLAVAMIQPAKAAVIAFQWSRRMDGFR, encoded by the coding sequence ATGACCCAAGGATTGCCCCGGAATGATGCGGCACGACCGCTGCGGCCAGCGCTGGCGCTTGCCCTGCGGGGCCGCTGCCCGGCCTGCGGCGAAGGCCGGATGTTTGCGCGCTTCCTGAAGCCCAGTCCGGCCTGCGAGGCTTGCGGCCAGGGCTGGGACCAGTCGCGGGCGGACGATTTCCCGGCCTATATCGTCATATTGCTGCTGGGGCACTTGCTCGTGCCGCTGATGATAGAGGTGAATGCGGCGCTGGACATTCCGATGGGACTGCAGGCGCTGCTGTGGCCGGCACTCGCGATCCTGCTGGCGGTGGCGATGATTCAGCCGGCCAAGGCGGCGGTCATCGCCTTCCAATGGAGCCGCCGCATGGACGGCTTCCGCTAA